One genomic segment of Synechocystis sp. LKSZ1 includes these proteins:
- a CDS encoding helix-turn-helix domain-containing protein — protein MGPQKLTEADKAKILALYRQTSETTSTLAEQFGVSSSTISRFLKGMLSNQEYETLIHQKRLARNSKTDSQLALALETSATTEAIAQTAIQPEPPVIIPSQAVHSEGPSPETVTLAAQTVSANPNPVPILRSRKRRSSATMVADSGVTLSASPSASGESQALVADVSLPLEQPQSQPIEKLSPLEDPVPPPPSPRKAVADIDLSAIVKDLDDDLIDEDDLEEEDDDEDIEDDLDEVWEETDSEESSEAFLSLGDTEIRVLPFSEAILPPSCYLVTDRSAELVVRPLKEFAHLGKIPAEEVQQKTLPVFDNHRVARRFSNRFQKVIKIPDSRLLQKTLGHLRSKGITRIFLDGKVYQLGNN, from the coding sequence ATGGGTCCCCAAAAACTAACGGAAGCAGATAAGGCTAAAATTCTGGCGCTCTATCGGCAAACATCGGAAACAACATCGACCTTGGCAGAACAGTTTGGGGTCAGTAGTTCGACCATTAGCCGCTTTCTCAAGGGCATGCTTTCTAATCAAGAATACGAAACGTTGATTCATCAAAAGCGGTTGGCCCGTAATTCAAAAACGGATAGTCAATTGGCCCTGGCGTTGGAGACTTCAGCAACGACGGAGGCGATTGCCCAGACGGCCATCCAGCCCGAGCCGCCGGTTATCATCCCATCCCAAGCCGTCCACTCCGAAGGCCCCTCCCCGGAAACCGTTACCTTAGCGGCCCAAACCGTCTCCGCGAACCCCAATCCAGTTCCTATCCTCAGAAGCCGCAAGCGACGTAGTTCTGCCACCATGGTTGCCGACTCTGGGGTAACCTTATCTGCCAGCCCTTCAGCCTCCGGGGAATCCCAAGCTCTGGTGGCAGACGTGTCTCTTCCCCTCGAACAGCCCCAGTCTCAGCCCATAGAAAAGCTTTCTCCCCTTGAAGATCCAGTTCCTCCTCCTCCCTCTCCTAGGAAAGCCGTTGCAGATATTGACCTCAGTGCCATTGTCAAAGATTTAGACGATGATTTAATCGATGAGGATGATCTGGAGGAAGAGGATGATGACGAGGATATAGAAGACGACCTCGATGAAGTTTGGGAGGAGACAGATAGCGAGGAATCCTCAGAGGCCTTTCTTTCCCTAGGGGATACCGAAATTCGGGTGCTTCCCTTTTCTGAGGCCATCCTGCCCCCCAGTTGTTATCTAGTGACAGATCGGTCGGCGGAACTGGTGGTGCGTCCCCTCAAGGAATTTGCCCATTTAGGTAAGATCCCGGCCGAAGAGGTGCAACAAAAGACCCTGCCCGTTTTTGATAACCATCGGGTGGCCCGGCGCTTTTCCAATCGTTTCCAGAAAGTGATCAAAATTCCCGATAGCCGCCTGCTCCAGAAAACCCTGGGTCATCTCCGTTCCAAGGGGATTACTCGTATTTTCCTCGACGGCAAGGTCTATCAACTAGGCAATAACTAG
- the carA gene encoding glutamine-hydrolyzing carbamoyl-phosphate synthase small subunit: MPIAEAKPALLVLIDGTVYRGWAFGAQGTTVGEVVFNTGMTGYQEVLTDPSYCGQIVTFTYPELGNTGVNPEDEESAHPQVKGVIARNITQRPSNWRSTQSLSDYLAQHNIVGIYGIDTRALTRQLRSVGAMNGGISTEILDPETLLQRIEAAPSMAGLNLVKEVTTAHPYEWSEVTPAAWEFGPVESPASTAPLTVVALDFGVKRNILRRLASYGCRVIVVPASTPPEEILAYNPDGIFLSNGPGDPAAVQEGISTTQALLAAQKPTFGICMGHQILGLSLGADTFKLKFGHRGLNQPAGLKQQVEITSQNHGFAVTEESLGADVEITHLNLNDRTVAGLRHKTLPFFSVQYHPEASPGPHDADYLFENFVRLMREYKQVA; encoded by the coding sequence ATGCCAATTGCTGAGGCTAAACCGGCGCTTTTAGTCCTAATTGATGGAACGGTTTATCGCGGCTGGGCCTTCGGAGCCCAAGGAACAACCGTGGGAGAGGTGGTCTTTAATACCGGCATGACGGGCTACCAAGAGGTTTTAACCGACCCCAGTTACTGTGGCCAGATCGTCACCTTTACCTATCCCGAATTAGGCAATACCGGCGTTAATCCTGAAGACGAAGAGTCTGCCCATCCCCAGGTTAAGGGGGTAATTGCCCGCAATATCACCCAGCGACCCAGCAATTGGCGCTCTACCCAATCCCTCTCTGATTACCTGGCCCAACACAACATTGTCGGCATCTATGGCATCGACACCCGGGCCCTGACCCGTCAACTTCGCTCCGTTGGCGCCATGAATGGGGGGATTTCAACGGAAATTTTAGACCCGGAAACCCTTCTGCAACGGATTGAGGCGGCTCCCAGTATGGCCGGTCTTAATCTTGTTAAGGAAGTGACGACTGCTCACCCCTACGAGTGGTCAGAAGTGACCCCAGCAGCTTGGGAATTTGGCCCGGTAGAGTCCCCAGCTTCCACTGCGCCTTTAACGGTAGTAGCCCTCGATTTTGGCGTCAAACGCAATATCCTACGCCGCCTGGCTAGCTACGGCTGTCGTGTCATTGTCGTTCCCGCTTCTACTCCCCCGGAGGAGATCCTAGCTTATAACCCCGATGGCATTTTTCTGTCCAATGGGCCGGGAGATCCCGCCGCCGTCCAAGAAGGAATTAGTACGACCCAAGCCTTGTTAGCGGCCCAGAAACCCACTTTTGGCATCTGCATGGGCCATCAAATTTTAGGCCTATCCCTAGGAGCTGATACCTTTAAGCTCAAATTTGGTCACCGGGGCCTGAATCAACCGGCTGGGTTAAAACAACAAGTGGAAATTACCAGCCAAAACCACGGTTTTGCGGTGACGGAAGAGTCCTTAGGGGCCGACGTGGAGATCACCCACCTCAATCTCAACGACCGGACAGTGGCCGGTTTGCGCCACAAAACTCTTCCCTTCTTCTCCGTGCAGTACCATCCGGAAGCCAGTCCTGGCCCCCATGATGCCGACTATCTGTTTGAAAATTTCGTCCGACTGATGCGGGAATATAAACAAGTAGCCTAG
- the ccsB gene encoding c-type cytochrome biogenesis protein CcsB, translating into MDLIRLESFLDNTSFLILFATLLAYWIGAVFPQAWLAQLGSLGMASANLVIAALLGARWLEAGYFPISNLYESLFFLAWGLTTAHLIAEAMSQSRLVGVCTAPVALGITAFAALTLPVDMQVSAPLVPALKSNWLMMHVSVMMISYAALMVGSLLAIAFLVVTKGQTVALRGSSVGTGSYRLQRHESLPSQIPAESSGGVAVLTRPETLALSPERLSLADTLDNISYRIIGLGFPLLTIGIIAGAVWANEAWGSYWSWDPKETWALITWLVFAAYLHARITKGWQGRRPALLAASGFLVVWVCYLGVNLLGKGLHSYGWFF; encoded by the coding sequence ATGGATCTGATTCGCCTTGAAAGTTTTTTAGACAATACCTCTTTTCTGATTCTCTTTGCGACCCTGCTGGCCTATTGGATTGGAGCCGTCTTTCCCCAGGCTTGGTTGGCCCAATTGGGGAGCCTGGGGATGGCCAGTGCCAATCTGGTCATTGCGGCCCTTTTGGGGGCCCGTTGGTTAGAGGCCGGTTACTTTCCCATTAGCAATCTCTACGAATCTCTCTTTTTTCTGGCCTGGGGTCTGACCACGGCTCATCTCATCGCGGAAGCCATGAGCCAGAGTCGTCTGGTCGGTGTCTGTACTGCCCCCGTGGCCTTAGGCATTACTGCCTTCGCGGCCCTGACTCTACCAGTGGATATGCAGGTCTCAGCCCCGCTCGTACCGGCTCTGAAGTCCAATTGGTTGATGATGCACGTCAGCGTCATGATGATTAGCTACGCGGCTCTGATGGTGGGATCGTTGCTGGCCATTGCTTTTTTGGTTGTCACCAAGGGCCAAACCGTGGCCCTGCGGGGCAGTTCCGTCGGGACGGGGAGTTATCGTCTGCAACGTCACGAGTCCCTACCGAGTCAGATTCCAGCTGAAAGTAGCGGCGGAGTAGCTGTCCTGACTCGACCAGAGACCTTGGCCCTATCCCCCGAACGCTTGAGTTTAGCGGATACCCTCGATAACATTAGCTATCGCATTATCGGTCTAGGATTTCCCTTGCTGACCATTGGCATTATTGCTGGGGCTGTTTGGGCCAATGAGGCCTGGGGTTCCTACTGGAGTTGGGATCCGAAAGAAACCTGGGCCCTGATTACCTGGCTTGTCTTCGCGGCCTATCTCCATGCCCGTATCACTAAAGGTTGGCAAGGCCGACGACCGGCCCTGCTGGCAGCTAGTGGTTTTTTAGTGGTTTGGGTCTGCTATCTGGGGGTCAATCTTCTGGGGAAAGGCCTGCATTCCTACGGTTGGTTTTTCTAG
- a CDS encoding DUF2232 domain-containing protein codes for MTLPSPDAEQPGWLEEETNWVDLDSKTVAQAPPQREPPLPLPKSDPTLAMVESAFLASAASLIWLINYYFPLGPILRIFFPLPLALVYLRWGHRTAFKGVVVASLLLSVLMGPTRSVVFLIPYGLMSLQLGFCWQRAAPWGFSIFSGALIGTIGFFFRFWLFSILLGEDLWRYVITQVTNLLDWLFLKLNLLVQPDIVVIQGLAVALIFVNSLIYLFAVHLVALLVFDRLKTPIPRPPQWLAVILDYD; via the coding sequence ATGACCCTCCCTTCCCCAGATGCCGAACAGCCTGGTTGGTTAGAAGAAGAAACGAATTGGGTAGACCTCGACAGCAAGACAGTCGCCCAAGCCCCGCCTCAACGAGAGCCACCCTTGCCCCTGCCCAAATCTGACCCGACTTTGGCCATGGTAGAAAGTGCTTTTCTAGCTAGCGCCGCCAGTCTGATTTGGCTGATTAACTACTATTTTCCCCTTGGCCCAATCCTACGTATTTTCTTTCCTTTGCCCTTGGCGTTAGTTTATCTGCGCTGGGGCCATCGGACTGCCTTTAAGGGCGTCGTCGTTGCCAGTTTATTGTTGTCGGTACTGATGGGGCCGACCCGCAGTGTTGTCTTTCTGATTCCCTATGGTCTGATGAGTCTCCAACTGGGCTTTTGTTGGCAACGAGCGGCTCCCTGGGGCTTTTCGATCTTTTCTGGTGCACTGATTGGCACCATTGGATTTTTCTTCCGCTTCTGGCTCTTTTCCATTTTGTTGGGGGAGGACCTCTGGCGCTACGTCATAACCCAGGTAACAAACCTCTTAGATTGGCTGTTTCTCAAGCTTAATCTCCTTGTACAACCTGATATCGTCGTCATCCAAGGCTTGGCCGTTGCTCTTATTTTTGTGAACAGTTTGATTTATCTTTTTGCGGTTCACTTGGTAGCTCTGCTGGTTTTCGACCGCCTAAAAACGCCCATTCCCCGGCCGCCCCAGTGGTTAGCAGTTATTTTAGACTACGACTAG
- a CDS encoding Crp/Fnr family transcriptional regulator: MDDTPLSPAQIQQLREAIPFFKGLSEDSLAQYLTHFSIRQHPANQVILLEHDWGGAVYFILGGWVKIRTHNADGKEVTLNIVGKGEIVGEMAAIEEAPRSTDAITLTSVEVCSIPAPDFFALLKAEPLAGIHLAQLIAKRLRQLNRRLRLREAESLARVADTLLFLAEGQGSSTSQGTLIPNLPHRELSSISGLARETVTRSLTKLEKRGLIFREPDQIRIPNLEDLENLIS; this comes from the coding sequence ATGGATGATACCCCCCTATCCCCTGCACAAATTCAACAACTGAGGGAAGCGATCCCCTTTTTTAAGGGCCTTTCAGAAGATTCCCTGGCCCAGTACTTAACCCATTTTTCCATCCGTCAGCATCCCGCCAATCAAGTTATCTTGCTGGAGCACGATTGGGGGGGGGCGGTCTATTTTATTTTGGGGGGATGGGTCAAAATTAGAACCCATAATGCCGATGGCAAGGAAGTTACGCTCAATATTGTCGGCAAGGGAGAAATTGTTGGCGAAATGGCTGCTATTGAAGAGGCCCCCCGCTCGACGGACGCCATTACCCTAACCAGTGTAGAAGTTTGCAGTATTCCTGCGCCGGATTTTTTTGCTCTCCTCAAGGCTGAACCCCTAGCTGGTATTCATCTGGCCCAGCTCATCGCCAAACGGTTACGCCAGTTAAATCGTCGCTTGCGTCTCCGGGAAGCCGAAAGTTTGGCCCGAGTCGCCGATACTCTCCTTTTTCTAGCCGAGGGCCAAGGCAGCTCCACCAGCCAGGGAACCCTGATTCCGAACCTCCCCCATCGGGAACTGAGCAGTATCAGTGGCTTAGCTCGAGAAACGGTCACCCGCTCCCTTACTAAGCTCGAAAAGCGGGGGTTAATTTTCCGGGAGCCTGATCAAATCCGCATCCCTAACCTCGAAGACCTCGAAAACCTCATTTCCTAG
- a CDS encoding AI-2E family transporter, with the protein MVHSRSSSSHQNWLFKWWDSLNSLTRLLVLALGAPLMVLNARALSAIFGYFQSLFVIILLSAVFSFLLNYPVAWLEKKGIQRLFAAGLVFLLTLILIIAVGITLVPLVFTQAQQLVARLPEWLDSGQRQLMLLDERVAVLGWPINLDGLITQINTRLASQIQGLAGSTLNLALNLTVFTVVRLLDVLLTIILTFYLLLHTEDIWQSIIGWLPLRLQQPFSQTLRRSFQNYFLGQLVSATCMALGLVLGFLLLKVPFGLLFGLTVGLMALIPFGGSVGIALVTFLVALRDIGMALQLLAVALVIQQIVENGIAPRVLGSVTGLNPFWVLISLLTGARIGGLLGVIVAVPSAVMIKEALTAMRSLEALPPQSLTTSNLYLVEEEAHPLPPNS; encoded by the coding sequence ATGGTTCATTCCCGCTCTTCTTCGTCACACCAGAATTGGTTATTTAAATGGTGGGATTCCCTCAATTCCCTGACCCGCCTACTGGTACTGGCCTTGGGGGCTCCCCTGATGGTACTCAATGCTAGGGCCCTGTCAGCTATTTTTGGCTATTTTCAATCGCTGTTCGTCATTATTTTACTGTCAGCGGTCTTTTCCTTTCTGTTGAACTACCCTGTAGCCTGGTTGGAAAAAAAAGGGATTCAGCGTTTGTTTGCCGCGGGCCTGGTGTTTCTGCTGACCTTGATCTTGATTATTGCCGTTGGGATTACCCTAGTCCCGTTGGTGTTTACCCAGGCCCAGCAATTGGTAGCTCGGCTACCCGAATGGTTAGATTCAGGCCAGCGCCAATTAATGTTGTTAGATGAACGGGTAGCGGTCTTAGGTTGGCCGATTAATCTCGATGGCTTGATTACCCAGATTAATACCCGCTTGGCCAGTCAGATCCAGGGGTTAGCGGGCAGTACTCTCAACCTGGCGCTTAACCTGACGGTGTTTACCGTTGTCCGTCTGCTGGATGTTTTACTGACGATAATCCTCACCTTCTACCTGCTCCTCCACACCGAAGATATTTGGCAGAGTATTATTGGCTGGCTCCCCCTCCGGCTCCAGCAACCCTTTTCCCAAACCCTACGCCGTAGTTTTCAGAATTATTTTCTCGGCCAATTAGTTTCTGCCACCTGCATGGCCCTGGGCCTGGTGCTGGGTTTTCTACTCCTCAAGGTTCCCTTCGGCCTGTTGTTTGGTCTGACGGTGGGGTTAATGGCCCTGATTCCCTTCGGCGGTTCCGTTGGTATTGCCCTGGTCACTTTTTTGGTGGCCCTGCGAGATATTGGCATGGCACTGCAATTGCTGGCGGTGGCCCTGGTGATTCAACAAATTGTGGAAAATGGCATTGCACCGCGGGTATTGGGCAGTGTGACCGGACTGAATCCCTTCTGGGTCTTGATTTCTCTGCTAACGGGGGCCCGTATTGGTGGCCTGTTGGGGGTGATTGTGGCGGTTCCTTCAGCGGTGATGATTAAAGAGGCCTTAACTGCCATGCGTAGTCTGGAAGCCTTACCACCCCAGTCTCTAACGACTAGCAATCTTTACTTAGTGGAAGAGGAGGCCCATCCGCTTCCCCCCAATAGCTAA
- a CDS encoding FAD-dependent oxidoreductase codes for MTLGTTVNKPNCLIVGAGICGLIVATILQGQGWPVTVLDKGRGLGGRLATRRLRHADQVGCFDYGAQYFTVSQPAFQAWVDQWQAAGVVTPWGQNFAKVDGTIRQTDKVAYRGLSSNRGLAQYLAQNLTVFHPVRVERLCWQKGQWWLEGDNAQDWQADIVVLTPPLPQSLDLLAQSQIALPTDVDQALAAVSYTPCLALLALLEKPSRIPAPGGLWGTGEPLVWLACNENKGISPQGHAVTLHAGPQFSQAYFSASEAEITAFLLAAAAPWLGSPPLTTHLHRWRYSLVTNPYPDSYLSLDQPGPLYLGGDAFGAGKIEGAVLSGHAMAEQILSHHVP; via the coding sequence ATGACCTTAGGAACGACGGTGAATAAACCTAACTGTTTGATTGTCGGAGCTGGAATCTGTGGTCTGATCGTCGCCACAATTTTGCAAGGCCAGGGTTGGCCTGTAACCGTCCTCGATAAAGGTCGAGGGCTTGGCGGTCGCTTAGCAACCCGTCGTCTTCGCCATGCCGATCAAGTGGGGTGTTTTGACTATGGTGCCCAGTATTTTACTGTTAGCCAACCCGCGTTTCAGGCCTGGGTTGATCAATGGCAGGCGGCCGGCGTGGTGACGCCCTGGGGCCAAAACTTTGCCAAGGTGGATGGGACGATTCGTCAAACCGACAAAGTGGCCTACCGGGGTTTGTCGAGTAATCGGGGTCTGGCCCAGTATTTAGCCCAAAATCTCACGGTGTTTCATCCCGTCCGGGTGGAACGGCTCTGTTGGCAGAAAGGCCAATGGTGGCTCGAAGGGGATAATGCCCAGGACTGGCAAGCCGACATTGTTGTTTTGACTCCTCCGTTACCCCAATCCCTAGATCTGTTGGCCCAATCCCAGATTGCCCTACCGACAGACGTCGATCAAGCGTTGGCCGCTGTGAGTTATACGCCCTGTCTGGCCCTGTTGGCCCTGTTGGAAAAACCAAGCCGCATTCCGGCCCCTGGGGGCCTCTGGGGAACCGGGGAACCATTAGTCTGGCTGGCCTGCAATGAAAATAAGGGAATTTCGCCCCAGGGCCATGCCGTTACGCTCCACGCCGGCCCTCAATTTAGCCAGGCTTATTTTTCAGCCTCGGAGGCAGAGATCACCGCATTTCTACTGGCGGCGGCCGCTCCTTGGTTAGGTAGTCCTCCCCTGACAACCCACCTGCACCGTTGGCGTTATAGCCTCGTCACCAACCCTTATCCTGATTCCTATCTATCTCTAGACCAGCCTGGGCCGCTTTATTTGGGAGGGGATGCCTTTGGGGCCGGCAAAATTGAAGGGGCCGTTCTTTCTGGCCATGCCATGGCTGAGCAGATTCTCTCCCATCATGTTCCCTAA
- a CDS encoding YihY/virulence factor BrkB family protein, which translates to MFPKHLLAFLVQFWQTRLWPSRGVQLLWQTCRKWQRDDCLEMGAALAYYAFFSLFPLCLVILGVLGRVLGPTTDTYRQLLTLGQQVLPMETHTLAVEALNNLNRSSWGAGVVGFLLLLLAASKIFEALGRSVDKIWRETHPVQVSPSLTQNLVQSLRNKLWAFLLVFSTVFILLLSMLAQLSLQLITALLQSLDAGLRQQIPGWGPRTLEHWIVLENIQRIVAYSLLTAIILVAFKLLPNPRLLWRDILPGALLTSALLMALQSAVGSGMISLGKHFQAYGVIGNVMVLLLWIYLTFAIFFWGCEFTFVYTHLWGSRRLRGRPCHHPQFKP; encoded by the coding sequence ATGTTCCCTAAGCACCTCCTCGCCTTCCTAGTTCAGTTCTGGCAGACCCGGCTATGGCCCAGTCGGGGGGTACAACTCCTCTGGCAGACTTGCCGTAAATGGCAACGGGATGATTGTCTGGAAATGGGGGCCGCCCTGGCCTACTACGCCTTTTTTTCTCTATTTCCGCTCTGTTTGGTGATCCTGGGGGTTTTGGGTCGGGTACTCGGCCCTACCACTGATACCTACCGTCAACTGCTCACCCTCGGCCAACAGGTACTTCCTATGGAGACCCATACCCTGGCTGTCGAGGCTTTGAATAATCTCAATCGCAGTAGTTGGGGGGCCGGCGTAGTCGGCTTTTTACTCCTGCTCCTCGCTGCGAGCAAGATTTTTGAGGCCCTGGGCCGGAGCGTGGATAAAATCTGGCGGGAAACTCACCCGGTTCAGGTTTCCCCCAGTTTAACTCAAAACTTAGTACAAAGCTTACGGAATAAACTTTGGGCATTTTTACTGGTATTTAGTACTGTTTTTATTCTATTACTATCTATGCTGGCTCAGCTCAGTCTCCAGCTAATCACAGCTCTTTTACAAAGTTTAGATGCCGGCCTACGTCAACAAATTCCAGGCTGGGGGCCCAGAACCCTAGAGCACTGGATCGTGTTGGAAAATATCCAGCGAATCGTTGCCTACAGTCTACTGACAGCAATTATCTTAGTTGCCTTTAAACTATTGCCCAATCCTCGTCTCCTCTGGCGCGACATTCTACCAGGAGCCTTGCTTACCTCCGCTCTGTTAATGGCCCTGCAATCAGCAGTGGGGAGTGGCATGATTAGTCTTGGTAAACATTTTCAGGCCTACGGGGTGATTGGCAATGTGATGGTGTTATTGCTCTGGATTTATCTCACCTTCGCTATCTTTTTTTGGGGGTGTGAATTCACGTTTGTCTATACGCATCTATGGGGGAGTCGGCGGCTTCGGGGAAGGCCCTGCCATCATCCTCAGTTCAAACCTTGA
- the fba gene encoding class II fructose-bisphosphate aldolase (catalyzes the reversible aldol condensation of dihydroxyacetonephosphate and glyceraldehyde 3-phosphate in the Calvin cycle, glycolysis, and/or gluconeogenesis), with translation MALVPMRLLLDHAAEHDYGIPAFNVNNMEQILSIMQAAHETDSPVILQASRGARSYAGENFLRHLIVAAVETYPHLPIAMHQDHGNSPATCYSAIRNGFTSVMMDGSLEADAKTPASFEYNVSVTAEVVKVAHAVGASVEGELGCLGSLETGQGEAEDGHGFEGKLDHSQLLTDPDEAVEFVEKTQVDALAVAIGTSHGAYKFTRKPTGEILAISRIEEIHKRLPNTHLVMHGSSSVPQEWIDMINQYGGSIPETYGVPVEEIQKGIKSGVRKVNIDTDNRLAITAAFREAAAKDPSNFDPRHFLKPSIKYMKQICAERYQQFWTAGNASKIKQMTLDEYAAKYAKGELAVTSKKAVGV, from the coding sequence ATGGCGCTCGTACCTATGCGGCTGTTGTTAGACCACGCAGCCGAACATGATTATGGTATTCCTGCATTTAACGTCAACAACATGGAGCAGATCCTTTCGATCATGCAAGCTGCCCATGAAACCGACAGTCCCGTTATTTTGCAAGCTTCCCGTGGGGCCCGTAGCTACGCTGGAGAAAACTTTCTGCGTCACCTGATCGTGGCGGCTGTAGAAACCTATCCCCATCTCCCCATTGCTATGCACCAAGACCACGGCAATAGCCCCGCCACTTGCTACTCGGCTATTCGCAATGGCTTTACCAGTGTGATGATGGATGGTTCCCTGGAAGCCGATGCGAAAACCCCGGCTAGTTTTGAATACAACGTCAGCGTTACTGCCGAAGTCGTGAAAGTCGCCCATGCCGTTGGGGCCAGCGTTGAAGGAGAACTGGGTTGTTTAGGTTCCCTCGAAACGGGCCAAGGCGAAGCCGAAGATGGTCACGGTTTTGAAGGCAAACTAGACCATTCTCAACTGCTCACCGACCCCGATGAAGCCGTCGAGTTCGTAGAAAAAACCCAAGTTGATGCCCTCGCCGTTGCCATTGGTACCAGCCACGGAGCCTATAAATTTACCCGCAAGCCCACCGGTGAAATCCTGGCCATCAGCCGCATTGAAGAAATCCACAAGCGCCTGCCCAATACCCACCTGGTAATGCACGGTTCTTCCTCCGTTCCCCAGGAATGGATTGACATGATTAACCAATACGGTGGCTCTATTCCCGAGACCTACGGTGTGCCCGTGGAAGAAATCCAAAAAGGCATCAAGAGTGGTGTCCGCAAGGTGAACATCGACACCGACAACCGCTTGGCCATTACCGCCGCTTTCCGGGAAGCCGCGGCCAAAGACCCCTCCAACTTTGACCCCCGCCACTTCCTCAAGCCTTCTATCAAGTACATGAAGCAGATTTGTGCGGAACGTTACCAACAGTTCTGGACTGCCGGTAATGCCAGCAAAATCAAGCAAATGACCCTCGATGAGTACGCGGCCAAGTATGCCAAAGGAGAACTGGCCGTCACCTCCAAAAAAGCGGTAGGCGTCTAG